Proteins encoded together in one Osmerus eperlanus chromosome 20, fOsmEpe2.1, whole genome shotgun sequence window:
- the tent4a gene encoding terminal nucleotidyltransferase 4A isoform X2 yields MDPRVSWIQPEQKGPANALWMHVWETSQGVLTQSGQHYNQNHNLCVNSPALDVFKNVATVASSKSICSSSNAGTSLNSSHHSTANGTITNGTAFSPLGISLSKGNVPNSVTLSKADGNRVTADSGEGKMPQKTRSVSSSSSLESGTDSPSSNCSLGRTSGGNVMGNMNKNAGGVNLFFSFSDSMHNNVNHQYHNRHLQEHPQYNFQQNCVKSQPIQPSAPLNYHNHHPSRRKSDNKASTYGMNYLLSNCTNGNFLSTGTPWKTRKYNPGVNGLHEEVVDFYNFMSPRPEEAAMRKEVVNRIEAVIKELWPSADVQIFGSFSTGLYLPTSDIDLVVFGRWDRPPLQELEQALRRHKVADPLSIKVLDKATVPIIKLTDQETEVKVDISFNVETGVKAARFIKDYVKSYPVLPYLIFVLKQFLLQRDLNEVFTGGISSYSLILMVISFLQLHPRIDARNPNINLGILLIEFFELYGRQFNYLKTGIRIRSGGAYMAKEEMMKAMTNGNRPSMLCIEDPLLPGNDVGRSSYGAMQVKQVFDYAYITLSHAVSPLARSYPNKDIESTLGRIIKVTQEVIDYREWIIKKWGGRHQARMESRALPKESASEREPGGVLGGEEQQRDSVSPPSVDSPMSLSSPQQHSSASSVSSLSGSDNDSDSTPCPVPPPALSLFQCQALGMALPPGLTMATAKPGMGTHHLMIHPGSQARVSLPGGLAMHPLPGRQVCIDTGPPPFYLMPPPAPAPSSPQTLPSPHPSHAQKNGPKFPMKSFHNPAVISSPVLVNRGHTYAHTQYNRNSWRRRKRDSLPVSLSR; encoded by the exons ATGGATCCGAGGGTATCTTGGATTCAGCCCGAACAGAAAGGACCTGCGAACGCCTTATGGATGCACGTTTGGGAGACTTCTCAGGGAGTATTGACACAATCCGGTCAACATTACAATCAGAACCATAATCTATGCGTGAATTCTCCGGCTTTGGATGTTTTTAAAAATGTTGCGACCGTAGCATCAAGCAAAAGCATTTGCAGCAGCAGTAACGCTGGTACTAGTTTAAACAGCAGCCATCATAGTACTGCGAACGGCACTATTACTAACGGCACTGCATTTTCTCCTCTTGGAATATCACTCTCGAAAGGAAACGTACCAAACTCTGTGACCCTGTCGAAAGCGGACGGCAACAGAGTAACGGCAGATTCAGGAGAGGGGAAAATGCCCCAGAAGACGAGATCAGTCTCATCTTCGTCTTCGCTAGAATCTGGAACGGACAGCCCATCTTCGAATTGCTCTTTGGGGAGGACTAGTGGTGGAAATGTAATGGGAAACATGAATAAAAATGCTGGAGGTGTCAATCTGTTCTTTAGCTTTAGTGACAGCATGCATAATAATGTTAACCACCAGTACCATAATCGTCATCTTCAGGAACATCCACAGTACAATTTTCAACAAAATTGTGTGAAGAGTCAACCGATTCAGCCCTCTGCACCCCTAAATTACCACAATCACCATCCAAGCCGAAGGAAAAGTGACAATAAGGCGAGCACCTATGGGATGAATTACCTGCTTTCTAACTGCACTAATGGCAATTTTCTGAGCACGGGGACCCCTTGGAAGACGAGGAAATACAACCCAGGTGTCAATGG ACTCCATGAGGAGGTGGTGGACTTCTACAACTTCATGTCTCCTCGTCCGGAGGAGGCGGCCATGAGGAAGGAGGTGGTGAACAGGATAGAGGCGGTCATCAAAGAGCTGTGGCCCTCCGCTgat gTGCAGATATTTGGCAGCTTTAGCACCGGGCTCTACCTCCCGACAAG CGACATCGACCTGGTGGTGTTTGGGAGGTGGGACCGGCCCCCGTTGCAGGAGTTGGAGCAGGCCCTCCGCAGACACAAAGTGGCGGATCCCCTGTCCATCAAGGTTCTGGACAAGGCTACG GTGCCCATCATCAAGCTGACGGATCAGGAGACGGAGGTGAAGGTGGATATCAGCTTCAACGTGGAGACCGGCGTCAAGGCCGCCCGCTTCATCAAAGACTACGTGAAG agCTACCCTGTTCTTCCCTACCTCATCTTTGTGTTGAAGCAGTTCCTGCTTCAGAGGGACCTGAACGAGGTGTTCACTGGAGGCATCAGCTCCTACAGCCTCATCCTCATGGTCATCAGCTTcttgcag ctcCATCCTCGCATCGACGCCCGGAACCCCAACATAAACCTGGGCATCCTGCTGATCGAGTTCTTCGAGCTGTACGGCCGCCAGTTCAACTACCTGAAGACGGGGATCCGCATCCGGAGCGGAGGGGCTTACATGGCCAAGGAGGAGATGATGAAGGCCATGACCAACGGGAACCGGCCCTCCATGCTGTGTATAGAGGACCCCCTgctcccag GTAACGATGTGGGCAGGAGTTCCTACGGGGCCATGCAGGTGAAGCAGGTGTTCGACTACGCCTACATCACCCTGAGCCACGCCGTGTCCCCCCTGGCGCGCTCCTACCCCAACAAGGACATCGAAAG CACTTTGGGGAGGATAATCAAGGTGACACAGGAAGTGATTGACTACAGGGAGTGGATCATCAAGAAGTGGGGGGGCAGGCACCAAGCACGGATGGAGAGTAGGG CCCTGCCCAAGGAGAGCGCGTCTGAGCGGGAGCCCGGGGGCGTGCTGGGCGgggaggagcagcagagagacTCTGTGTCCCCCCCCAGCGTGGACTCCCCCATGTCCCTGTCCAGCCCCCAGCagcactcctcagcctcctccgtctcctcgcTGTCTGGGTCCGACAAT GACTCGGACTCGACACCGTGTCCGGTCCCTCCCCCGGCCCTGTCTCTGTTCCAGTGCCAGGCACTGGGCATGGCCCTGCCCCCAGGCCTCACCATGGCCACAGCCAAGCCTGGCATGGGCACCCACCACCTCATGATACACCCTGGTTCACAG GCGCGTGTGTCCCTGCCCGGTGGCCTGGCGATGCACCCCCTGCCTGGCAGACAGGTGTGTATAGACACGGGGCCCCCTCCCTTCTACCTCATgcctccccccgcccctgccccctccagcccccagactctgcccagcccccaccccagccaCGCACAAAAG aACGGCCCCAAGTTCCCCATGAAGAGCTTCCACAACCCAGCGGTGATCAGCAGCCCTGTCCTGGTGAACCGCGGCCACACCTACGCTCACACGCAGTACAACCGCAACTCGTGGCGTCGCAGGAAACGAGACAGCCTTCCCGTCAGCCTCagcagatag
- the srd5a1 gene encoding 3-oxo-5-alpha-steroid 4-dehydrogenase 1: MDAIIAKFFSSEEDELYVLDCLAYFMIFMAVCTFLTLLFENVPYGRYASSKYGFPVNVKFAWFVQELPAFVVPVCLLTLTSSARTSLRPNQLLLAMYFCHYVQRSLIYPFLIRGGKSTPFLSFILAFVFCVYNGYMQVRYLSHYAHYTADWIIHPCFILGSALWLVGWLVNIHSDHILRNLRKPGETGYQIPRGGLFEYVSGANFFGEITEWAGFALAAQSIHSTSFAVFTLIVLSSRAVAHHRWYLTKFEDYPKSRKALIPFVF, translated from the exons ATGGACGCCATAATTGCGAAGTTCTTCTCCTCGGAAGAAGATGAGTTGTACGTATTGGACTGCTTGGCCTACTTCATGATTTTTATGGCAGTTTGCACATTCCTGACTTTACTTTTTGAGAATGTCCCATATGGCCGATATGCTTCAAGCAAATATGGATTCCCAGTGAACGTGAAATTCGCTTGGTTTGTGCAAGAGCTTCCAGCGTTTGTTGTGCCAGTATGCCTACTGACGTTGACATCCTCTGCAAGAACCTCTCTGCGGCCAAATCAGTTATTACTAGCTATGTACTTCTGTCACTATGTGCAAAG GTCTCTTATCTATCCATTTTTAATTAGAGGGGGGAAATCGACACCGTTTCTGTCTTTTATTCTGGCGTTTGTCTTCTGTGTCTACAATGGATACATGCAGGTGCGATACCTGAGTCATTATGCCCACTACACCGCAGACTGGATTATACACCCCTGTTTCATCCTAG GATCTGCTTTGTGGTTGGTGGGTTGGCTAGTAAACATCCACTCAGATCACATCTTGAGAAACCTACGGAAGCCTGGAGAGACCGGCTACCAGATACCCAGAG GTGGCCTGTTTGAGTATGTGTCTGGAGCCAACTTCTTTGGGGAGATAACAGAGTGGGCTGGGTTTGCTCTGGCTGCTCAGTCTATCCACAGCACCTCCTTCGCCGTCTTCACCCTCATAGTCCTCTCTAGCAGGGCTGTGGCACACCACAG GTGGTACCTAACTAAATTTGAAGACTATCCGAAATCCAGGAAGGCTCTGATACCATTTGTGTTTTAA
- the tent4a gene encoding terminal nucleotidyltransferase 4A isoform X3, protein MDPRVSWIQPEQKGPANALWMHVWETSQGVLTQSGQHYNQNHNLCVNSPALDVFKNVATVASSKSICSSSNAGTSLNSSHHSTANGTITNGTAFSPLGISLSKGNVPNSVTLSKADGNRVTADSGEGKMPQKTRSVSSSSSLESGTDSPSSNCSLGRTSGGNVMGNMNKNAGGVNLFFSFSDSMHNNVNHQYHNRHLQEHPQYNFQQNCVKSQPIQPSAPLNYHNHHPSRRKSDNKASTYGMNYLLSNCTNGNFLSTGTPWKTRKYNPGVNGLHEEVVDFYNFMSPRPEEAAMRKEVVNRIEAVIKELWPSADVQIFGSFSTGLYLPTSDIDLVVFGRWDRPPLQELEQALRRHKVADPLSIKVLDKATVPIIKLTDQETEVKVDISFNVETGVKAARFIKDYVKSYPVLPYLIFVLKQFLLQRDLNEVFTGGISSYSLILMVISFLQLHPRIDARNPNINLGILLIEFFELYGRQFNYLKTGIRIRSGGAYMAKEEMMKAMTNGNRPSMLCIEDPLLPGNDVGRSSYGAMQVKQVFDYAYITLSHAVSPLARSYPNKDIESTLGRIIKVTQEVIDYREWIIKKWGGRHQARMESRGALPKESASEREPGGVLGGEEQQRDSVSPPSVDSPMSLSSPQQHSSASSVSSLSGSDNDSDSTPCPVPPPALSLFQCQALGMALPPGLTMATAKPGMGTHHLMIHPGSQARVSLPGGLAMHPLPGRQNGPKFPMKSFHNPAVISSPVLVNRGHTYAHTQYNRNSWRRRKRDSLPVSLSR, encoded by the exons ATGGATCCGAGGGTATCTTGGATTCAGCCCGAACAGAAAGGACCTGCGAACGCCTTATGGATGCACGTTTGGGAGACTTCTCAGGGAGTATTGACACAATCCGGTCAACATTACAATCAGAACCATAATCTATGCGTGAATTCTCCGGCTTTGGATGTTTTTAAAAATGTTGCGACCGTAGCATCAAGCAAAAGCATTTGCAGCAGCAGTAACGCTGGTACTAGTTTAAACAGCAGCCATCATAGTACTGCGAACGGCACTATTACTAACGGCACTGCATTTTCTCCTCTTGGAATATCACTCTCGAAAGGAAACGTACCAAACTCTGTGACCCTGTCGAAAGCGGACGGCAACAGAGTAACGGCAGATTCAGGAGAGGGGAAAATGCCCCAGAAGACGAGATCAGTCTCATCTTCGTCTTCGCTAGAATCTGGAACGGACAGCCCATCTTCGAATTGCTCTTTGGGGAGGACTAGTGGTGGAAATGTAATGGGAAACATGAATAAAAATGCTGGAGGTGTCAATCTGTTCTTTAGCTTTAGTGACAGCATGCATAATAATGTTAACCACCAGTACCATAATCGTCATCTTCAGGAACATCCACAGTACAATTTTCAACAAAATTGTGTGAAGAGTCAACCGATTCAGCCCTCTGCACCCCTAAATTACCACAATCACCATCCAAGCCGAAGGAAAAGTGACAATAAGGCGAGCACCTATGGGATGAATTACCTGCTTTCTAACTGCACTAATGGCAATTTTCTGAGCACGGGGACCCCTTGGAAGACGAGGAAATACAACCCAGGTGTCAATGG ACTCCATGAGGAGGTGGTGGACTTCTACAACTTCATGTCTCCTCGTCCGGAGGAGGCGGCCATGAGGAAGGAGGTGGTGAACAGGATAGAGGCGGTCATCAAAGAGCTGTGGCCCTCCGCTgat gTGCAGATATTTGGCAGCTTTAGCACCGGGCTCTACCTCCCGACAAG CGACATCGACCTGGTGGTGTTTGGGAGGTGGGACCGGCCCCCGTTGCAGGAGTTGGAGCAGGCCCTCCGCAGACACAAAGTGGCGGATCCCCTGTCCATCAAGGTTCTGGACAAGGCTACG GTGCCCATCATCAAGCTGACGGATCAGGAGACGGAGGTGAAGGTGGATATCAGCTTCAACGTGGAGACCGGCGTCAAGGCCGCCCGCTTCATCAAAGACTACGTGAAG agCTACCCTGTTCTTCCCTACCTCATCTTTGTGTTGAAGCAGTTCCTGCTTCAGAGGGACCTGAACGAGGTGTTCACTGGAGGCATCAGCTCCTACAGCCTCATCCTCATGGTCATCAGCTTcttgcag ctcCATCCTCGCATCGACGCCCGGAACCCCAACATAAACCTGGGCATCCTGCTGATCGAGTTCTTCGAGCTGTACGGCCGCCAGTTCAACTACCTGAAGACGGGGATCCGCATCCGGAGCGGAGGGGCTTACATGGCCAAGGAGGAGATGATGAAGGCCATGACCAACGGGAACCGGCCCTCCATGCTGTGTATAGAGGACCCCCTgctcccag GTAACGATGTGGGCAGGAGTTCCTACGGGGCCATGCAGGTGAAGCAGGTGTTCGACTACGCCTACATCACCCTGAGCCACGCCGTGTCCCCCCTGGCGCGCTCCTACCCCAACAAGGACATCGAAAG CACTTTGGGGAGGATAATCAAGGTGACACAGGAAGTGATTGACTACAGGGAGTGGATCATCAAGAAGTGGGGGGGCAGGCACCAAGCACGGATGGAGAGTAGGG GAGCCCTGCCCAAGGAGAGCGCGTCTGAGCGGGAGCCCGGGGGCGTGCTGGGCGgggaggagcagcagagagacTCTGTGTCCCCCCCCAGCGTGGACTCCCCCATGTCCCTGTCCAGCCCCCAGCagcactcctcagcctcctccgtctcctcgcTGTCTGGGTCCGACAAT GACTCGGACTCGACACCGTGTCCGGTCCCTCCCCCGGCCCTGTCTCTGTTCCAGTGCCAGGCACTGGGCATGGCCCTGCCCCCAGGCCTCACCATGGCCACAGCCAAGCCTGGCATGGGCACCCACCACCTCATGATACACCCTGGTTCACAG GCGCGTGTGTCCCTGCCCGGTGGCCTGGCGATGCACCCCCTGCCTGGCAGACAG aACGGCCCCAAGTTCCCCATGAAGAGCTTCCACAACCCAGCGGTGATCAGCAGCCCTGTCCTGGTGAACCGCGGCCACACCTACGCTCACACGCAGTACAACCGCAACTCGTGGCGTCGCAGGAAACGAGACAGCCTTCCCGTCAGCCTCagcagatag
- the tent4a gene encoding terminal nucleotidyltransferase 4A isoform X1, with amino-acid sequence MDPRVSWIQPEQKGPANALWMHVWETSQGVLTQSGQHYNQNHNLCVNSPALDVFKNVATVASSKSICSSSNAGTSLNSSHHSTANGTITNGTAFSPLGISLSKGNVPNSVTLSKADGNRVTADSGEGKMPQKTRSVSSSSSLESGTDSPSSNCSLGRTSGGNVMGNMNKNAGGVNLFFSFSDSMHNNVNHQYHNRHLQEHPQYNFQQNCVKSQPIQPSAPLNYHNHHPSRRKSDNKASTYGMNYLLSNCTNGNFLSTGTPWKTRKYNPGVNGLHEEVVDFYNFMSPRPEEAAMRKEVVNRIEAVIKELWPSADVQIFGSFSTGLYLPTSDIDLVVFGRWDRPPLQELEQALRRHKVADPLSIKVLDKATVPIIKLTDQETEVKVDISFNVETGVKAARFIKDYVKSYPVLPYLIFVLKQFLLQRDLNEVFTGGISSYSLILMVISFLQLHPRIDARNPNINLGILLIEFFELYGRQFNYLKTGIRIRSGGAYMAKEEMMKAMTNGNRPSMLCIEDPLLPGNDVGRSSYGAMQVKQVFDYAYITLSHAVSPLARSYPNKDIESTLGRIIKVTQEVIDYREWIIKKWGGRHQARMESRGALPKESASEREPGGVLGGEEQQRDSVSPPSVDSPMSLSSPQQHSSASSVSSLSGSDNDSDSTPCPVPPPALSLFQCQALGMALPPGLTMATAKPGMGTHHLMIHPGSQARVSLPGGLAMHPLPGRQVCIDTGPPPFYLMPPPAPAPSSPQTLPSPHPSHAQKNGPKFPMKSFHNPAVISSPVLVNRGHTYAHTQYNRNSWRRRKRDSLPVSLSR; translated from the exons ATGGATCCGAGGGTATCTTGGATTCAGCCCGAACAGAAAGGACCTGCGAACGCCTTATGGATGCACGTTTGGGAGACTTCTCAGGGAGTATTGACACAATCCGGTCAACATTACAATCAGAACCATAATCTATGCGTGAATTCTCCGGCTTTGGATGTTTTTAAAAATGTTGCGACCGTAGCATCAAGCAAAAGCATTTGCAGCAGCAGTAACGCTGGTACTAGTTTAAACAGCAGCCATCATAGTACTGCGAACGGCACTATTACTAACGGCACTGCATTTTCTCCTCTTGGAATATCACTCTCGAAAGGAAACGTACCAAACTCTGTGACCCTGTCGAAAGCGGACGGCAACAGAGTAACGGCAGATTCAGGAGAGGGGAAAATGCCCCAGAAGACGAGATCAGTCTCATCTTCGTCTTCGCTAGAATCTGGAACGGACAGCCCATCTTCGAATTGCTCTTTGGGGAGGACTAGTGGTGGAAATGTAATGGGAAACATGAATAAAAATGCTGGAGGTGTCAATCTGTTCTTTAGCTTTAGTGACAGCATGCATAATAATGTTAACCACCAGTACCATAATCGTCATCTTCAGGAACATCCACAGTACAATTTTCAACAAAATTGTGTGAAGAGTCAACCGATTCAGCCCTCTGCACCCCTAAATTACCACAATCACCATCCAAGCCGAAGGAAAAGTGACAATAAGGCGAGCACCTATGGGATGAATTACCTGCTTTCTAACTGCACTAATGGCAATTTTCTGAGCACGGGGACCCCTTGGAAGACGAGGAAATACAACCCAGGTGTCAATGG ACTCCATGAGGAGGTGGTGGACTTCTACAACTTCATGTCTCCTCGTCCGGAGGAGGCGGCCATGAGGAAGGAGGTGGTGAACAGGATAGAGGCGGTCATCAAAGAGCTGTGGCCCTCCGCTgat gTGCAGATATTTGGCAGCTTTAGCACCGGGCTCTACCTCCCGACAAG CGACATCGACCTGGTGGTGTTTGGGAGGTGGGACCGGCCCCCGTTGCAGGAGTTGGAGCAGGCCCTCCGCAGACACAAAGTGGCGGATCCCCTGTCCATCAAGGTTCTGGACAAGGCTACG GTGCCCATCATCAAGCTGACGGATCAGGAGACGGAGGTGAAGGTGGATATCAGCTTCAACGTGGAGACCGGCGTCAAGGCCGCCCGCTTCATCAAAGACTACGTGAAG agCTACCCTGTTCTTCCCTACCTCATCTTTGTGTTGAAGCAGTTCCTGCTTCAGAGGGACCTGAACGAGGTGTTCACTGGAGGCATCAGCTCCTACAGCCTCATCCTCATGGTCATCAGCTTcttgcag ctcCATCCTCGCATCGACGCCCGGAACCCCAACATAAACCTGGGCATCCTGCTGATCGAGTTCTTCGAGCTGTACGGCCGCCAGTTCAACTACCTGAAGACGGGGATCCGCATCCGGAGCGGAGGGGCTTACATGGCCAAGGAGGAGATGATGAAGGCCATGACCAACGGGAACCGGCCCTCCATGCTGTGTATAGAGGACCCCCTgctcccag GTAACGATGTGGGCAGGAGTTCCTACGGGGCCATGCAGGTGAAGCAGGTGTTCGACTACGCCTACATCACCCTGAGCCACGCCGTGTCCCCCCTGGCGCGCTCCTACCCCAACAAGGACATCGAAAG CACTTTGGGGAGGATAATCAAGGTGACACAGGAAGTGATTGACTACAGGGAGTGGATCATCAAGAAGTGGGGGGGCAGGCACCAAGCACGGATGGAGAGTAGGG GAGCCCTGCCCAAGGAGAGCGCGTCTGAGCGGGAGCCCGGGGGCGTGCTGGGCGgggaggagcagcagagagacTCTGTGTCCCCCCCCAGCGTGGACTCCCCCATGTCCCTGTCCAGCCCCCAGCagcactcctcagcctcctccgtctcctcgcTGTCTGGGTCCGACAAT GACTCGGACTCGACACCGTGTCCGGTCCCTCCCCCGGCCCTGTCTCTGTTCCAGTGCCAGGCACTGGGCATGGCCCTGCCCCCAGGCCTCACCATGGCCACAGCCAAGCCTGGCATGGGCACCCACCACCTCATGATACACCCTGGTTCACAG GCGCGTGTGTCCCTGCCCGGTGGCCTGGCGATGCACCCCCTGCCTGGCAGACAGGTGTGTATAGACACGGGGCCCCCTCCCTTCTACCTCATgcctccccccgcccctgccccctccagcccccagactctgcccagcccccaccccagccaCGCACAAAAG aACGGCCCCAAGTTCCCCATGAAGAGCTTCCACAACCCAGCGGTGATCAGCAGCCCTGTCCTGGTGAACCGCGGCCACACCTACGCTCACACGCAGTACAACCGCAACTCGTGGCGTCGCAGGAAACGAGACAGCCTTCCCGTCAGCCTCagcagatag